In the Gossypium raimondii isolate GPD5lz chromosome 9, ASM2569854v1, whole genome shotgun sequence genome, one interval contains:
- the LOC105799047 gene encoding eukaryotic initiation factor 4A-2 — translation MAGVAPEGSQFDARQFDQKMSDLLQTDGDDFFTSYDEVYDSFDAMGLQENLLRGIYAYGFEKPSAIQQRGIVPFCKGLDVIQQAQSGTGKTATFCSGILQQLDYGIVQCQALVLAPTRELAQQIEKVMRALGDYLGVKVHACVGGTSVREDQRILQSGVHVVVGTPGRVFDMLRRQSLRPDYIKMFVLDEADEMLSRGFKDQIYDIFQLLPGKIQVGVFSATMPPEALEITRKFMNKPVRILVKRDELTLEGIKQFYVNVEKEEWKLETLCDLYETLAITQSVIFVNTRRKVDWLTDKMRSRDHTVSATHGDMDQNTRDVIMREFRSGSSRVLITTDLLARGIDVQQVSLVINYDLPTQPENYLHRIGRSGRFGRKGVAINFVTVDDERMLFDIQKFYNVVIEELPSNVADLL, via the exons ATGGCTGGTGTAGCACCCGAAGGATCCCAATTCGATGCTCGTCAATTTGATCAGAAAATGAGTGATTT GCTCCAAACGGATGGAGATGATTTTTTCACTTCTTATGATGAAGTTTATGACAGTTTTGATGCAATGGGACTTCAAGAGAACCTTCTGAGGGGCATCTATGCATATG gttttgagAAGCCCTCAGCGATTCAGCAAAGAGGAATTGTTCCATTCTGCAAGGGTCTCGATGTGATACAACAGGCACAGTCTGGGACCGGAAAGACAGCGACTTTTTGCTCTGGAATTTTGCAGCAACTTGATTACGGTATAGTCCAATGCCAGGCTCTGGTTTTGGCACCCACTAGGGAGTTGGCTCAACAGATCGAGAAGGTGATGCGGGCACTTGGTGATTACCTTGGTGTGAAGGTCCACGCTTGTGTTGGTGGGACTAGTGTTCGCGAGGATCAGCGAATTCTTCAAAGTGGTGTTCATGTTGTTGTCGGTACACCCGGTCGTGTCTTCGATATGTTGAGAAGGCAATCACTCCGTCCAGATTATATTAAGATGTTTGTCTTGGATGAGGCTGATGAAATGCTTTCCCGTGGTTTTAAGGATCAG ATCTATGATATCTTCCAGCTTCTTCCGGGCAAGATTCAGGTTGGGGTATTTTCTGCTACAATGCCACCCGAAGCCCTAGAGATCACTCGGAAGTTCATGAATAAACCTGTGAGAATTTTGGTTAAGCGCGACGAACTAACCCTGGAGGGTATCAAGCAGTTTTATGTGAATGTTGAAAAGGAAGAGTGGAAGCTCGAAACACTCTGCGATCTCTATGAAACACTGGCCATTACCCAAAGTGTCATTTTCGTGAACACGAGGCGCAAGGTTGACTGGCTAACTGACAAGATGCGAAGTCGAGACCACACAGTTTCTGCCACCCATGGAGATATGGACCAGAATACGCGAGATGTCATCATGCGGGAATTCCGTTCTGGTTCTTCCCGTGTTCTCATCACTACCGATCTGTTAGCCCGTGGTATTGATGTGCAGCAAGTCTCCCTTGTCATAAACTACGATCTGCCCACTCAACCAGAAAACTACCTCCACCGAATCGGACGAAGTGGAAGGTTCGGGAGAAAAGGTGTTGCCATAAACTTTGTGACTGTAGATGATGAAAGAATGCTGTTTGATATCCAGAAGTTCTACAATGTTGTCATCGAGGAGCTGCCATCGAATGTCGCGGATCTCCTTTGA